One genomic window of Sardina pilchardus chromosome 15, fSarPil1.1, whole genome shotgun sequence includes the following:
- the ttr gene encoding transthyretin, translated as MQKIVVCVFLASALLICSAAPVDPHGGSDAKCPLMVKILDAVKGAPAGNVALKVARRGANGEWAQLASGVTDPTGEVHELITEQDFTAGVYRVEFDTKAYWKAEGRTPFHEVAEVVFEAHAEGHRHYTLALLLSPFSYTTTAVVVKTHD; from the exons ATGCAAAAGATTGTGGTCTGTGTGTTCTTGGCCTCTGCGTTGCTCATATGCAGCGCCGCCCCTGTG GACCCTCATGGTGGCTCTGACGCCAAATGTCCGCTGATGGTGAAGATCCTGGACGCAGTGAAGGGGGCACCGGCTGGCAACGTGGCACTGAAAGTGGCCAGACGAGGTGCTAATGGCGAATGGGCACAGCTGGCGAGCGG AGTAACAGACCCGACTGGCGAGGTCCATGAACTGATTACAGAACAGGACTTCACAGCAGGAGTATATCGTGTAGAATTCGACACCAAAGCATACTGGAAAGCGGAGGGTCGAACGCCGTTCCACGAGGTGGCTGAG GTGGTGTTTGAGGCACATGCAGAGGGCCACCGTCACTACACCCTTGCCCTACTGCTTAGCCCCTTCTCCTACACAACCACTGCAGTGGTGGTCAAGACTCACGACTGA
- the b4galt6 gene encoding beta-1,4-galactosyltransferase 6 isoform X3 — MVQAQGMILRNNVRTFGQMIRLYTNKNSTLNGTDYPDGNNSSEYVVQPTTYLPENFTYSLNLPCPERLPSMKGPIEVNMTEFPVEELEIKFKQLGIQYGGHWRPTDCQPRWKVAVLIPFRNRHEHLPILLLHLTPILQRQRLQFAFYVIEQTGTQPFNRAMLFNVGFREAMKDLDWDCLVFHDVDHIPENDRNYYGCTNMPRHFAAKLDKYMYILPYNGFFGGVSGLTVEQFRKINGFPNAFWGWGGEDDDLWNRVSYAGYNVTRPEGEIGKYKSIPHHHRGEVQFLGRYKLLRYSKERQHLDGLNNLNYTPEVSTSSLYKNISVNLHPELAPIADY; from the exons ATTACCCAGATGGGAACAACTCCAGTGAGTATGTGGTCCAGCCTACCACGTACCTCCCTGAGAACTTCACCTACTCATTGAACCTGCCCTGCCCAGAACGCCTGCCCTCTATGA AGGGCCCCATTGAGGTAAACATGACCGAGTTTCCTGTAGAGGAGCTGGAGATCAAGTTCAAGCAGCTGGGCATTCAGTACGGAGGCCACTGGAGACCGACGGACTGCCAACCCCGCTGGAAG gtggCTGTTCTCATCCCCTTCAGGAATCGTCATGAGCACCTACCCATCCTGCTGCTGCACCTCACACCCATACTGCAGCGCCAGAGACTTCAGTTTGCCTTCTACGTCATCGAGcag acgGGTACCCAGCCCTTCAACCGTGCGATGCTGTTTAACGTGGGATTTCGTGAGGCCATGAAAGACCTGGACTGGGACTGCCTGGTCTTCCACGACGTGGACCACATCCCCGAGAACGACCGCAACTACTACGGCTGCACCAACATGCCTCGGCACTTCGCCGCCAAGCTGGAcaagtacatgtacat CCTGCCCTATAACGGCTTCTTCGGGGGTGTCAGTGGACTGACGGTGGAGCAGTTCCGCAAGATCAACGGTTTTCCCAATGCATTCTGgggctggggaggagaggacgacGACCTGTGGAacag gGTGTCCTATGCTGGCTACAATGTAACACGACCCGAGGGAGAGATTGGCAAATACAAGTCCATTCCACACCATCATCGAGGGGAGGTGCAGTTCTTGGGcag atataAGTTGCTGCGCTACTCAAAGGAGCGCCAGCACCTGGATGGCCTGAACAATCTGAACTACACGCCGGAGGTGTCCACCTCCAGCCTCTACAAGAACATCAGTGTCAACCTGCACCCTGAGCTGGCTCCGATTGCAGACTACTGa